The DNA region ACCGCCGTCGAGGAGGCGCTATACCTCTCTTTCACCCTCGGGAGGCCGGTATCCCGCCGCACCGCCGCAAGGGTGGCCTCGTCCCTGCCCCCAGCGTCCACGGGAAGGCTGGGCAAAACTCAATGACGGGGCGCAGACGGCAAAGAGGGGTATCGGGGCCTTCGGGCCCCGTGAGGGCGTCAGGAGGGCGATTTACGCGGAAAACGAAACAGGGCCATCACGGCCCTGTTTCTTCAATCTTGCGGTTCTGGTTATTTCTTCGTCCTCTTCATCCATTCCATCTTGGTCATCTCCGTCCACGTCGCGAACATCGACGGGTCGTTGAGCGACCTCCAGTCCCACCTGCCCCACACGAGGGCGTTCTTCTCGCGGGTCGTCGGCAACCTCTTCATGGTGAACCAAAGCCACGCCGCGACCTTGTACCATTCGACGTCGGAGTAGCCCCTCGCGCCCTCCGGGAGGCCATAGCGGCAGTCTACGGGGAGAAGGGTCGGGTCAGCCGAGAAGAACGGCATCGGGTCAACGTATCCGAAGAAGCCGTTGTCGTAATCGAGGAAATAAGGGCCGGAGCCGCCTGCGGTCCACCTGCGGAAGCGCAGGCCGAAGTGGAGGTGCGGGCCGGTGGAGATGCCCGTGGAGTCCCCAAGGGCGATGAGGTCGCCAGCCTTGACCTCGCCTGTCTTGCGGACCTCCTGAAGGTGGCCGAACACCAGCTCCGCCTCCAGCCCCGA from Parcubacteria group bacterium includes:
- a CDS encoding M23 family metallopeptidase, which translates into the protein MPVNVPKFLTHRPLERCRVTQPYGVDWTNGQLPLPGGGQGGYSSLGLKAHNGVDFSLYPHGSGTPVFAPCDGRVEVDPVAASSGYGLNVRLFRKLGPQPDGSGLEAELVFGHLQEVRKTGEVKAGDLIALGDSTGISTGPHLHFGLRFRRWTAGGSGPYFLDYDNGFFGYVDPMPFFSADPTLLPVDCRYGLPEGARGYSDVEWYKVAAWLWFTMKRLPTTREKNALVWGRWDWRSLNDPSMFATWTEMTKMEWMKRTKK